The Lates calcarifer isolate ASB-BC8 linkage group LG19, TLL_Latcal_v3, whole genome shotgun sequence genomic interval TACAGCCGTTAAACTTCAAGAGCTTAAAAGTGACCGCACttgttccacttcctcctcctccttcactctttctgtttttgtgtataAATTCCTCGCTGGAATCCACTTCCCAGAATAGCAGAGGAGCATCTGCGTCCCTGCCCGACTCCAGAGGGGACCGAGAGCGAGAGTCCGTCTGTCTgctctggggaaaaaaaaaaccctcaccCCCTCAGCCCCTGGAGGTCTGGAGAGTCGGTCTGAAGGAATGGCAGAGATCTGACCTGAGTTCACGACCTGATCCTCCAGCTTTCACTGCCTTCTGCTTCAGATTTCAGCCCGAAGCCCCTCAGAAACTTAATTCTGGGCTGTATTGCTGTTAATTTCTGAAGATGATGATAGATGTGTGGCCTTGTGGCTTTGCTATTCAGCATAATTCGTCATTAGATCCTTTCAGATGGAGTTTTGGGGGGAGGACTGAGGGGTGGATGACAGAATTTACTGCTGAGCCTTCTGGAGGTGTTGTGGGTGAAATACAATGAAACATCTGTGATGGGAGGTGCCAGCgtgataaccctgatgacacTGGCCCTCATCCACCACCTACCCAGTCTACTTACTTACTCTCAAACATCCTCCACTAAAGCAGGTTTCCAGCCTGCTGCTCAGCCTAGTTTAACTGCCTCGTCAGATCCTGTTCCAGAAAGTCAGTAAACTAGATTGAAGGTTTATCTTGTGTGATTTCTGTCAAATTTATTGTGAGAATTCTCGATCATTGTTTAACTACGGTTATATCTTGATAGTCACAGAATTTCCCCCCAcctaaacaaagacaaaatcatGATTATTGGGctgaaaaaatatcaacaacatCATTAAAGTAGCTTTGTTCTACGGTAACACGTTCTTCAGAGGTCTTCCActctgcagcctcaacaactCGTCCAAAATGCAGCTGCGAGAGTTCTTACTAGAACCCAAAAGTTTGAACTCAAACACTGATTCTGTCCTCGTCCAGTGGTCTCCTGTTTAATccaaataaaactacaaaggGCTTCTTCCTGCCAACAAAACTAGTCAAGGATTAGCACCTTCTTGCTTGGCCGAACTCCTTAGATCCTCCAATCCCCAACGTGTTATCGGATCTCAGAAAGCAGGCACGTTACTCCGGCCATCTGTTGGTGGCAGAACATTATTTCTTATGTCTGTataggttctcagtcatccagatcACAGTAGTCTTAGGTGCTAGAGTTGAAGGTAACTGGACTTTTCTTGAaggtttcttgaagatgtttcacctctcgtccgaaaggcttcatcagttctgaACTTGCCTTCAACTCAAGAGAACTTTTTTTATTATGAACCTCTGCTGTGGGATACTGTGCTTCTCTGATCAGAAAATGTACACACCATTGATCATCATTCTATTTAAAGTCATGGCAAGCTGTCACGTGACTATTTTTGTTGAATCATGATCGATTGATCATGATGAATAATAACCTGATTGCAGACCTCATTgggcacaaaaacaaaacaaaacaaaaagatccACACTTGAATGGTGGATTTGGAGAATCACAACATCTCTACTCTTTATTCTTTGTCTTGTAGAATTGGTTCCTTGCTGTGGTTTTGGTTCCTCATTTACGGCATTTCTTCGCCCCCTAAACTTGACAAAAGCAGTCATGCTGGAActttaccaaaataaaatattataaaattgGGTTATCACCGTAATAAGTTCTGACCAAAATCATATAACCAGCTAGAAGACTACGTAAACGAAACCTCACGAAGCATTTAATGCAAACTTTTGGTACTTGACAGATTTTGGGCAATCAAGATAGTACCTGAAATTTTCAAtaatacaaacattaatgtaagctgaaatcttatttttcatgtttgcagAAGTCTTAAGAGACTTAACAACTTCAATAATCAACCATAACGAGTTCTCCTCTTAGGCCAGTGATTGTTTTAATCCAGTATCTGTCACATTTTAAGCTCTTTCTGCTCAAAATAACCCTTTGTCTTTTTGCTGGTGCTGGTGTTCTCGGAGGAACCATTGCCGTTGGACATGTCTGTAAAAGGTCACCCTTTAGGTGATAAAAATAGTGATGTGCAGATAAATCggtcacctcctcctctcagatATGGGAAGGTTATCAGGTCGCCTCAACGAGCTGAAGTGAAATTCactaaaaataactgaaaagtcatgtttttaaGATTCTGGCAGTGAATGAAATGTCAATGCAAACACACCTGTGTACTGGTCAGACTTGTCATTTAGATACAAGAAATCAATCTGAAGGTAGATTAGAAATTAATCGACAGAGCTGCGAGGTCGAGTGACCGTACAAAACCTGAAAAAATCCCTTTCAAATAGCAGCAGAGATCAGCTTTTAATCACTCgtattgaaataaaatgttctaCAACCTTTGAGTCGATTATGTAACCTGGACACTTAACATGACGCAATGGCCTTAGATCATATCCTAacagtctgtttttctctctcagacagaCCAGTCATCCTCAGCCATGCCCCTCCTGCATCTTGTGAGGTCTTAATTTCAGACCGATGCTCAAGCTCTACTGTAATTCTCTGAGTGGTTTTGAATGGGTTTAATGGCTCCTGCACTCAAACTCACTTAGGACATGCAGGATCATGTTAACCACCCAAATCCAGTTAGAAAGTCAGACTTAACTGGCAGCACAAGGTTTTTGTTTGACACATGCTTTACTCTCTAGTATTTTAACTTCAACATCAACATGTTTCTCTCGTCCAACAGGTGAACGTCTACATCTTGGGAAGAACTTTTCTTGTCCTGGCCAGAGAACTGTGCATCAATGCCCCGGCTATAGGTACAGAGCTTAACTTcaccctctttttcttttactacactgacatttcaaGATTTTGTTGCTCTCTGAATCAATTCAGATATCTATTATGTAGATGTGTGCAGCTGCTAGTTAATCTCATTATCGATTAATATGCCAATTATTTTGCATCTATATGTCAACAAAAATAGCGAGAAATGCCTCTCACAATCTCCTAAACCCAAAGTGTTATTCAGATGTCGTTTTGTCCGACCGACCGTCCCAAACtcaaatatattaaatttacaattacataaaacagcaaatcttcacatttactAAGCTGGAGCCAGAGGATGATTGGCATTTTTTGTGAAAGGTTACTCCAGGGATTTGTTACTGATTCCATAATGTGTAGTGATTAATCGGGGACTCTCAAATGACAGATTAAAGAAATAACGGTGCAGCAAAGGCTGAGAAATCCTGACTTCTGCATcttacatttttcaaactgcaacttgattgtgtttttctttatagaGGCTCCGTACTCTGTAGACTCCCACATCTTTTAAACTCCTTGCAAACTCCAGTTTATGACTTATGAGGCTTGCTGTGATTGAATTTGTAGTTTCCAAGCCAAAACTTAAGATATCCCTGATGATTCATTTAGTCACAGTAGACTGCAGACTCAGACTTCAGTGTCAGAGTGATCCCTAAGCTCTACTCTAATTCTACACTACAAGCATGAGAAGTACTCTCCTGTACATGCCAGAGCATCACGACCATCCGGTGTCACCTGAGGACATTTAACACATTGTTCCACTGTTTTTTGGAGGTTGACTTTTAACTCTAAACTTCTGTTGTTTATTGAAACGATTTTGCTTGTGATTAATACCTGAATCATATCTAAATCTTCCTGCCACAGcagactgacacaaacacatctaaGTTGCTTTATTGGTTGTAATATAGGTGCTCAAATAGGCACTGTATAgttgaaataatgaaaatgaacatgaatagaataaaaaataaatattagatGAGGCTCAGCATCAGCAGATCCTCAGTATGTCAGGTCCAGGATAGGAAAATGTGACTAAGACGTCCCTACTTTTACTCTCCAAATGATTATAACAGTTGCTTTAAAAAGAGGCTCTTGCTCAGGGCCCCCCTGACCCACTGGACCCCTGAATCTGTGCCCACTAGACCTGTAAAGTAATCCATCCATGGCTGTAAGAACCTCACGTTTCCATAAACCAAAGGTGTAGTTCACTCTGATGTAaccagagggcgctgctgcCCCTCAAATCCCCCTCACTCCCTCACCCAGGCACCATAATAATATGACATCTGCAGCTTCAATCACATTATAAcctttatgtttttatcatcaGGTGTATAAGCATTCTTGTACAGAACACATCTGGTCTTTAACAGCATCAAGCTGTTAACAGttaaattgtattttacaaAAGACACAACGTTTCTGAGGCCGTCCTCTGAAGTGCAAAACAACTCTGTTTTCGACAagatttctactttttttttttgcatttagaATCATAACACTACATAAAGTTTGCTCCTCATGTAATGTTGCTGCTTGGACTATAGTAACAACATTGTATATAGACTTGCAATTACACATTTTGAAGCAGTCCCTAGTTGTTCCAGTTGTGGAGCTCAGCGTGATTACATAACCACAAATCACTGTATTAATGTTGTTTCTACAGCAGCCGCAGCCCTTGAACACAGGCATCAGAGCAAATAACGTTAACCcagtatttaaataaaaaaataacattaaattaaataagaTAAAACAACAGCTCCTTCGCTTTTAAAATAGTCTCTCAAAGAACTAACCAGGCCATTTAGTGTGACATTACTCAAGTGTCTTTAATGCTACATTACTTTAAAGGCTGGGAGGCGAGGATAAGCCTAATTTTTCCATCAGCAGTCCAGAGCAGCTTATGCGTAGAACACAAGCTCGGGGATCTGTCCTCCCTGTACTCCAGTCCCGTTGGTGCTGTCGGAGGAGCACTGGAATTGAAATGTCACCTTCCCACACTGCACCTCCGTCATGCCCTCCTGGCCGAAGTAGCTCAGTTCGTTCCCGTCCAGTACGGCGCTCACCGTGTAGAAGGCGTCCTGCTCCACCTGAACAGGATGCTCGAACCACACCGGGAACGTACTGCTCGACCCGTCCGACACGAACTTTGTCAGGTTCTGCGCCAGGGTCACCCCTTGCCTCTTGAGTTCGATTTTGACGCTGTACTCTGCTTTGCCGCCGCTCGACCCGTACAGCCCCAAACCAGCGATAAAGATCCTCTTGTCCACCGCGAACTGAATGCTGTCACACCGGCCGCGGTAGCGCCACTGATTGCTCCGGTAGGCTGAGGACTGGAAGCGATGGCACCTCTGAGGCGCCAGGCCCTTCCTCGCAGTCAGAGGGAAGTCCAGTTTGGGCTTTTTAGCCGCAGTGTACCACAGGAACACATTGTGCGTCTCCTCCAGTGTCAGGATATCAGATTGCGCCGCCCCGTTGGCAAACTCCTCCAGGCTCATGGTGGGGATGCGCACCAGAAACAGCGCCTTGCCAAGGACATCTCTTTTGTTGCGGGTGGTGGGCCCCAAACCTTGTCTCTTGCACTCTGCTGTGGCCCAGTTCATGACGGCCTcaaacaccaccacctcctTGGTGTTGAGGGTCTCCCGCCGCAGGATGATCTCCAGCGTCTGCAGGTCAATCTCGCAGAAGCCCTCTGAGCCCAGCGCGAGCTCGGCCTGGGCGTCGATCACCTCCCAGCAGCGCTGCGTCAGCTCGGGCTCCTCGAACAGCCGGCTCTGGGAGAGCAGCACGCAGGCGTTCTTCGCCTCCAGGCTCGTTTCCAGGAAGGTGACGCAGGCCTTGGCCAGTGCAGGGACAATGTACTTCTTGGCGGCATACAAGGTGGCCAGCACCGTGTCTGCCTCCAGGTCGATCTCATCACTGTACATGTACCTGGGAGAAggaaaacagcattaaaatcaCAGTAAATATGCAAAAAATCTAACTTGCTGGAGAGAGATCAGTGTCTTTCATATTACTCTATATAATGAGACATGATACACCATGTTCTACCATGTAAACTGACTTTGGAAATCCTTGAAAATCGCTCTGGAGTGCTAATCTCTTCTTGTTCCTAGCCTAATTTCCACTGCATCAAGAGAGTccacaaaaaggaaaatggaaatactgatCGCCTTTTTCTTCCCAAAGAGGATTGTATGATGACTTAACACATCCTACCCTTTTCTCAAAAGACATACTACAACGGTCCACAGTGCTGGCTTAGCCAGTGCTACTAAATGAGCTACAAAGGCAGGTTATTTATAACTACTAGTCTGCATATATTCCCCTATAAGAGAACTGTCAGGCTGTGGATGAGGGAAAAGGGTAAAAAATGTTTCTAGTTGAACAAAGAGCGCTGAGAAAACCAGCAATTACAGAGCACcatgctgctgccactgctctCTGGCGCTTCCAGCATTTTGGCATTCGCCTCTGCTCAGCTTTGGATGAGTAATAATATGCTTTGAAGTGACACTGACTGCGCTTGTCATCTCTCCTTCGGGTTGGCTGTGTGAGGGATGGTGAGTGGCTTACTTCAGCAGAATTAGAAAAGCAGCAGGTTCCACATCTGGGATATGGATCTCAGACTCCTCCTCCGCCAGATCGCCGTAAAACATGGCACAGAAGACCGAGCTTCCCACGGCCAGCACATActgggggggagggagggagagagagggggaggagggaggggaggagcaGACAGATgcgtcagacacacacatgcaaccaGAATCACTTTTCTTTGCTAAGTTCAGTGAAGGAGCAGGCTTTCAgtgctgcagagacacaaacaactTCCCCACTCAGCTAAtggacatttacatttaacagaCAAACGTAAACACCACTCGGTTTTTATTCCCCCCCCGAGTGTTGGAAAACAGTTTTTCCAAGAGGTAAAACATCTTTACCTTGTGTGCTGGAACCCTCTGCGATCCCCCCAAGGGGCCAACAATGAAGTGGACATCAGCCATCAGCTCATTGTTAAACATCAAGGCATTCCtaaaagcagagcaggtttcaTGAATAAGCCTCCAGTATTGTATAACATCAAGTCCTCCCACACTCTTTTTGCCTAGAGACACTGGTTATTTTCACAGGTCTGGGGAGGATATAGCCACAATAGTATGGCTGCGACTGACAGTAATTAGTTTTAATGTTAGTTAACTGTGGAAAATGCACCATCAgaaacccaaatatattcactTTACCATCATAAAAGAcgaagaaaaacagagaatattcacattttagagGATACAAGCAAATAAATCATGGACCTTTTTAAATCTGTGCTGGGCAAACTTTAAACTAGGTCCTGCAGGGATagttttcttcaaaataaaagcagccaaAACGCCACTAAAGAGTGGGAGAGTACAGTCACCTTACTGCACTTTATGGTGCATTTTATCTCCCTTTTCAACTACTGTCATATTAATACAGCAGCTGCACAGTCCTGTCATTACCTGATAATGACCTTAATGtactttatggtcatttttatCCTCTTTGACACAACCCTGCAGGCACTTTCAGGGGTATTTTTTTCGCGCACACTTATGAATTTTACTACAGTTGTAAACCAGTAGGTGACAGGTAATTTGGTCCAGAGTGTGCAGGAGTtacctctctctcagtgtggGGTGGCTGCACTGCCAGCTGGGTGGGTCtacgttgttgttgttgatgttttgctGGGTGGTCGGGGTGGTCGccgcgctgctgctgctggcctggCTCACCTGCACCTCCTTGGTCTTCTCGGTGTCCGCCACCGTGGTGCCGTTGGCCAGGTTGGTGTTGTTGGTGTTGGCGGCGGGGTACAGCTCCGCagccatcttcttcttcttctccttctgctgCTTCTTGCT includes:
- the LOC108902041 gene encoding BTB/POZ domain-containing protein 6-B, which codes for MPTADCRLLHHGRIMRCLTYLLLLPETLKKSKKVGTLPGRLPVCYEILTLSLTSKKQQKEKKKKMAAELYPAANTNNTNLANGTTVADTEKTKEVQVSQASSSSAATTPTTQQNINNNNVDPPSWQCSHPTLRERNALMFNNELMADVHFIVGPLGGSQRVPAHKYVLAVGSSVFCAMFYGDLAEEESEIHIPDVEPAAFLILLKYMYSDEIDLEADTVLATLYAAKKYIVPALAKACVTFLETSLEAKNACVLLSQSRLFEEPELTQRCWEVIDAQAELALGSEGFCEIDLQTLEIILRRETLNTKEVVVFEAVMNWATAECKRQGLGPTTRNKRDVLGKALFLVRIPTMSLEEFANGAAQSDILTLEETHNVFLWYTAAKKPKLDFPLTARKGLAPQRCHRFQSSAYRSNQWRYRGRCDSIQFAVDKRIFIAGLGLYGSSGGKAEYSVKIELKRQGVTLAQNLTKFVSDGSSSTFPVWFEHPVQVEQDAFYTVSAVLDGNELSYFGQEGMTEVQCGKVTFQFQCSSDSTNGTGVQGGQIPELVFYA